The proteins below are encoded in one region of bacterium:
- a CDS encoding response regulator transcription factor: MTAPVRVLIVDDEKPISTLLAQAFTQEGYRVENASDGIECMNRMAAFEPDVVVMDIMMPRLDGVDTTRLIRRNRNYAGAIIVALSARSDDETRQRMKEAGANLFMRKPFVIAKLVERVARMLATRSGSR, encoded by the coding sequence ATGACCGCACCCGTCCGTGTCCTGATCGTGGACGACGAGAAGCCCATCTCGACCCTGCTGGCGCAGGCCTTCACCCAGGAGGGCTACCGGGTCGAGAACGCCTCGGACGGCATCGAGTGCATGAACCGGATGGCGGCCTTCGAGCCGGACGTCGTGGTCATGGACATCATGATGCCGCGCCTGGACGGCGTCGACACGACCCGCCTGATCCGCCGCAACCGCAACTACGCCGGCGCGATCATCGTGGCGCTGTCGGCGCGGTCGGACGACGAGACCCGGCAACGCATGAAGGAGGCCGGCGCCAACCTCTTCATGCGCAAGCCGTTCGTGATCGCCAAACTGGTCGAACGCGTGGCCCGGATGCTCGCCACGCGCTCGGGTTCCCGCTAG